From Coccinella septempunctata chromosome 4, icCocSept1.1, whole genome shotgun sequence, a single genomic window includes:
- the LOC123311586 gene encoding E3 ubiquitin-protein ligase RNF169-like, translating into MAPRRGARVVKVEQAIDYDNLTVKEVLCPICRSILIEPVTLPCNHVFCSSCFQGTMENANLVCPLCRVRIGSWLRTCKKDNKLINLDYWNAIKKLFPEQIKNKLDGIEENLDYEDPLIQLAKPGELKKEYETQMKKETESFKREREAEIKASEALIQKLNEEEEYQRIIEEEKLRLDEEIARKLAEELNTVNNQKSTEIPCSQMKSSNNNNNSKKSGPLDRFLQNESIKNQSIPPKQEKEKKINYATKDYTCRILCHDIGNDYETMGKSRDEDIHPLTLSMLNQKMSLELQHVLDLGNHSDSSDSIESECRYFKPIDYRRSLPCQKTIPIRVPAVRAEVKTNNLSAPKGQNMLKNDPLNSAFAAFGKLSLGEKEQTSCKSVKPMTKVGSLSTEKNQLRSPETNKKNVSPGKKKKNNFIQPVTSKGPSTRQKVNQNKNETQSKANILVKRKLSNNSPDFVSPNKRIKPDSSFARFLDSPSSPFKGFGKMEMDVKLPQKRLTRNNKIEDVNLENIIDSDKVKLQVKSDYELAKKLQEHFNSSSYSTRSSAPRRGKKVTKQATLDSMLCKQSKFKH; encoded by the exons atggcACCAAGGCGAGGTGCAAGAGTTGTAAAAGTTGAACAAGCTATAGATTACGATAATCTGACAGTGAAGGAAGTGTTATGTCCTATATGCCGAAGTATTTTGATAGAGCCAGTGACGCTTCCCTGCAATCATGTATTCTGTTCATCATGTTTTCAAGGCACTATGGAAAATGCAAATCTGGTGTGCCCCCTTTGTCGAGTGAGAATTGGTTCTTGGTTGAGGACTTGTAAAAAAGATAATAAACTAATCAACCTAGATTACTGGAATGCCATTAAAAAGTTGTTTCcagaacaaataaaaaataaacttgatggtattgaagaaaacctaGACTACG AAGATCCATTGATTCAATTAGCTAAGCCTGGAGAACTGAAGAAGGAATATGAAactcaaatgaaaaaagaaactgAATCATTCAAAAGGGAAAGGGAAGCTGAGATTAAAGCTAGTGAAGCTCTGATTCAGAAATTAAATGAAGAAGAGGAGTATCAAAGAATAATAGAAGAGGAAAAATTGAGATTGGACGAAGAAATTGCCAGAAAATTAGCTGAGGAGTTAAATACCGTTAACAATCAGAAAAGTACAGAAATACCTTGTTCCCAAATGAAAtcatcaaataataataataattcaaaaaagagTGGTCCATTAGATAGGTTCTTACAgaatgaaagtattaaaaatcaatcaattccaCCAAAACaagaaaaggagaaaaaaatcaattatgctACGAAAGATTATACTTGTCGTATATTATGTCATGATATAGGAAATGATTATGAAACAATGGGTAAAAGTAGAGATGAAGATATTCATCCACTCACTTTGAGTATGCTGAATCAAAAAATGAGTTTGGAACTTCAACATGTTTTGGACTTGGGTAATCATAGTGATAGCAGTGATTCAATAGAATCAGAGTGCCGCTATTTCAAGCCAATTGATTATAGACGAAGTCTTCCTTGTCAAAAAACTATCCCAATAAGAGTTCCAGCTGTTAGAGCAGAAGTGAAAACTAACAATTTGAG tgctccaaaAGGCCAGAATATGCTCAAGAATGATCCCTTGAACTCAGCCTTTGCTGCATTTGGAAAACTTTCTTTGGGAGAGAAAGAACAAACAAGTTGTAAATCAGTAAAACCAATGACCAAAGTTGGTAGTCTTTCTACAGAAAAGAATCAATTGAGGAGCCCTGAAACGAATAAGAAAAATGTGAGTccaggaaaaaaaaagaaaaacaattttatacAACCAGTTACATCTAAGGGACCCTCAACTCGACAAAAAGTTAaccaaaataaaaatgaaacgcAAAGCAAGGCTAATATATTGGTGAAACGGAAGTTGTCTAATAATTCTCCTGATTTTGTTTCTCCAAACAAAAGGATCAAACCAGATTCGAGTTTTGCTAGATTTCTGGACTCTCCAAGTTCACCATTCAAAGGATTTGGTAAAATGGAAATGGACGTAAAACTACCTCAAAAAAGACTAACcagaaacaataaaattgaaGATGTGAATCTGGAAAATATTATTGATTCAGATAAAGTCAAATTACAAGTAAAATCTGATTATGAATTAGCTAAAaagttacaggaacatttcaATAGCTCAAGTTATTCAACACGAAGCTCTGCGCCAAGGAGAGGTAAAAAAGTTACTAAACAAGCAACACTTGATAGTATGTTATGTAAACAATCAAAGTTTAAACATTAG